The Streptomyces sp. NBC_01463 DNA window GTCCGCGGCTTCCTCGCCATCGGCGTGCTCTACCTCGTCACCTCCGCCTTCACCCTGGCCAAGGTGATCAGGGACAGGCAGGAGGCGGGCCAGATCGTCAGCCGGGTCGACCAGGCCAGGCTGGAGAAGATCCTCGCGGAGCACGACCCCTTCCAGAAGCTCTGACGATCCCGCCCGGCGCAAGGCCCTAAGCGCTTGCTCAGGATCGGGGTATGGTGTGCGTCCTGGTGACTGAGAGGGGCGACCGACGATGAGCACGGCGGAGGAGACCGACGGCGAGACGCCGTGGGAGGAAGTGACCCCCGAGGCCGCCCGGCGGCTTCTCGTCGCGGCCGTCGACGCCTTCGCCGAGCGCGGGTACCACGCGACGACCACCCGGGACATCGCCGGCCGTGCCGGAATGAGCCCCGCGGCGCTCTACATCCACTACAAGACGAAGGAAGAGCTGCTCCACCGGATCAGCAGGATCGGTCACGACCGGGCCCTGACGCTCCTGGAGGCGGCGGCCGGCCGCGAGGGCACGGCCGCCGAGCGGCTCGCCGCCGCGGTCCGCTCCTTCGTCCGCTGGCACGCCCAGCGCCACACCACCGCGCGCGTGGTCCAGTACGAACTGGACGCGCTCGGCGAGGAGCACCGCACCGAGATCGTCGAACTGCGCCGCAGGAGCGACGCGGTGGTGCGCCGGATCATCGGCGAGGGCGTGGCGGCCGGCGAGTTCGACGTCCCCGACGTGCCGGGCACCACGCTCGCGGTGCTCTCGCTCTGCATCGACGTGGCGCGGTGGTTCAACGCCCAGGGCAGCCGGACGCCGGACGAGGTGGGCGAGCTGTACGCCGGCCTCGTGCTGCGGATGGTCGCGGCCAAGCACTGACCGTCGCGGCGGTGTGGGGCCGG harbors:
- a CDS encoding YiaA/YiaB family inner membrane protein, which translates into the protein MSETTSVKQQSTAAFYGQAVASFGIAMGAVALGIYFLDADAWVRGFLAIGVLYLVTSAFTLAKVIRDRQEAGQIVSRVDQARLEKILAEHDPFQKL
- a CDS encoding TetR/AcrR family transcriptional regulator is translated as MSTAEETDGETPWEEVTPEAARRLLVAAVDAFAERGYHATTTRDIAGRAGMSPAALYIHYKTKEELLHRISRIGHDRALTLLEAAAGREGTAAERLAAAVRSFVRWHAQRHTTARVVQYELDALGEEHRTEIVELRRRSDAVVRRIIGEGVAAGEFDVPDVPGTTLAVLSLCIDVARWFNAQGSRTPDEVGELYAGLVLRMVAAKH